The proteins below come from a single Chitinophaga pinensis DSM 2588 genomic window:
- a CDS encoding MFS transporter, with amino-acid sequence MKDLTVNLNLKRTHRIAASVFFFIAGLTYSSWACRIHDIKAAFSLNNAALGSVLFALPVGLIVSLPISGWLVTRVGSGKVLIGAGLLFPVMLVAIGLAPGIWQLVLLLFCFGFMNNVFEISMNTQAVGIEALYGRSIMASFHGLWSLAGFAGVGIGTIAISLDMPVLPHFLLICGICWLLVLFSYRYLLPADEKQDDTQPLFARPDNSILKLGLIAFSSLVTEGTMFDWSGIYFQKVVAVPEHLTTAGYIAFMSTMAGGRFIADRFVTRLGAKKVLQMSGIMTTSGLIISICFPYLITATIGFLLIGFGVSSVVPLVLALAGKSKTMAPGVAIAAVSTVGFFGFLLGPPMIGFISEATSLRWAFAIIALLGTGITLLASQAGKISAEQ; translated from the coding sequence ATGAAAGACCTGACTGTCAATTTAAACCTGAAGCGAACGCATCGTATTGCGGCAAGCGTATTCTTCTTTATCGCCGGACTGACCTATTCCAGCTGGGCCTGCAGAATTCATGATATCAAAGCAGCTTTCAGTCTCAACAATGCCGCCTTAGGAAGTGTATTGTTTGCACTGCCGGTGGGCCTGATTGTGAGTCTGCCGATATCAGGCTGGCTGGTCACCCGTGTAGGAAGCGGAAAAGTATTAATCGGCGCCGGACTCTTATTCCCGGTGATGCTGGTGGCAATAGGGCTCGCACCGGGTATATGGCAGTTAGTGTTACTGTTGTTCTGCTTTGGTTTTATGAACAACGTTTTTGAAATATCCATGAACACACAGGCTGTTGGAATAGAGGCTTTATATGGCAGGTCCATTATGGCTTCATTCCACGGTCTGTGGAGTTTAGCCGGTTTTGCCGGCGTAGGGATCGGCACAATTGCCATTTCACTTGATATGCCTGTATTACCGCATTTCCTGTTGATCTGCGGCATCTGCTGGCTGCTGGTCCTGTTCTCTTACAGATACCTGCTACCCGCAGATGAAAAACAGGATGATACCCAACCGCTCTTTGCACGACCGGACAATAGCATCCTCAAACTGGGATTAATCGCCTTCTCCAGTCTGGTGACGGAAGGGACCATGTTTGACTGGAGCGGTATATATTTTCAGAAAGTGGTAGCAGTACCAGAACATCTTACTACAGCAGGCTATATCGCCTTTATGAGTACCATGGCCGGAGGCCGCTTCATTGCCGACCGCTTTGTTACCCGGTTAGGTGCCAAAAAGGTCTTACAGATGAGTGGGATCATGACTACTTCCGGATTAATCATCTCTATCTGCTTTCCTTATCTTATAACAGCAACAATCGGCTTCTTACTCATCGGATTCGGCGTATCCTCTGTCGTACCCCTGGTACTGGCATTAGCAGGAAAATCCAAAACAATGGCGCCAGGTGTAGCTATTGCAGCCGTATCAACCGTTGGATTCTTCGGTTTTCTGCTGGGCCCTCCTATGATAGGTTTTATCTCAGAAGCCACCAGTCTGCGCTGGGCATTTGCCATCATCGCCTTGTTGGGTACCGGTATCACACTGCTGGCATCACAGGCAGGAAAAATCTCAGCGGAACAATAA
- a CDS encoding HAD family hydrolase has protein sequence MKYIIFDIDGTLTNTTEIDDLCYTQAIAETFGFSDFNTNYGHYENTTDSGILNQLSLERRNRPCTVTEIENFIDCFLHLLERAYEKQAHYFHEIPKAGRIISSLVRNEDLRIGLATGGWKQSALFKLQCAGIDIEGCSAASFAQDAFARRDIIGHTISKMNKRHNTTPDLADIIYVGDGNWDYQATLQLGIKFIGIDNKKLAHLQDITKISDYDELEQHIGLLTLTS, from the coding sequence ATGAAGTACATCATTTTCGATATAGATGGCACGCTTACCAATACCACAGAGATAGACGATCTCTGTTATACACAGGCCATCGCAGAAACCTTCGGATTTTCCGATTTTAATACCAACTACGGTCACTATGAGAATACCACAGACTCAGGTATTCTCAACCAGCTCTCACTTGAGCGCAGGAACCGTCCCTGCACAGTCACCGAAATAGAAAACTTTATTGACTGTTTCCTGCATCTGCTGGAACGTGCCTATGAAAAACAGGCCCACTATTTCCATGAGATCCCGAAAGCTGGCAGGATTATCAGCAGCCTGGTCCGCAATGAAGACCTGCGCATCGGACTTGCAACCGGTGGCTGGAAACAGTCTGCGCTCTTCAAACTGCAATGTGCCGGTATCGACATCGAAGGTTGCAGTGCAGCATCTTTTGCACAGGATGCTTTTGCAAGACGCGATATCATAGGTCATACAATAAGTAAGATGAACAAACGCCACAACACGACGCCCGATCTTGCAGACATCATCTATGTTGGTGATGGTAACTGGGATTATCAGGCGACTTTGCAACTTGGCATAAAGTTTATCGGTATTGATAATAAGAAACTGGCACACTTACAGGATATCACCAAAATATCCGATTACGATGAGCTGGAACAACATATTGGCCTTTTGACATTAACTTCCTGA
- a CDS encoding zinc-dependent alcohol dehydrogenase produces MQAIVYNGPWNIQLEEREEPAITLPDEVIVEIRATGICGTDLSIISGEYNARQQVIIGHESAGVIVEKGSGVENFNVGDRVIIDPTYYCGYCENCRKGLRNHCFQKSSTEAGVSIDGTFTKYFKTTKRFIYPLGDNVPFEQGAMSEPLSCVLTAVKKLAVSPFYNVAILGGGPIGLLFYLALKQYGIQAGTIYETSANRTNLISSNDILSSGWYLSGHFAPRKHQYDLIVDTTGSMLEKSIDAVADGGKIALIGLRNNQQTINPREITDRSISIIGSIDSQDTFKHAVDLINSQVLGLEKIITKAYGIDEFQDAVLDLGCNVSKRQRNNDISSLKSVIKF; encoded by the coding sequence ATGCAAGCTATAGTTTATAACGGCCCCTGGAATATTCAGTTGGAAGAACGCGAAGAACCAGCCATCACACTCCCGGATGAAGTCATTGTTGAAATACGTGCTACAGGTATCTGTGGCACTGACCTCAGCATCATTTCCGGAGAATATAATGCCAGACAGCAGGTGATCATCGGCCACGAATCAGCCGGCGTAATCGTAGAAAAAGGCAGTGGTGTGGAGAACTTCAATGTAGGTGATCGTGTTATCATCGACCCTACCTACTATTGTGGTTACTGCGAGAATTGCCGCAAGGGTTTACGCAATCACTGCTTCCAGAAATCCAGTACGGAAGCCGGCGTATCCATCGATGGTACATTTACAAAGTACTTCAAGACCACCAAACGCTTCATCTACCCGCTGGGCGACAATGTACCCTTTGAACAGGGCGCTATGTCAGAGCCGCTTAGTTGTGTGCTCACAGCTGTAAAGAAACTCGCCGTCAGCCCTTTCTACAATGTAGCCATCCTGGGTGGTGGTCCGATAGGACTACTCTTTTATCTCGCACTGAAACAGTACGGTATACAGGCGGGTACTATCTATGAAACTTCTGCTAACAGAACAAACCTGATCAGCAGTAATGATATACTCAGTTCAGGATGGTATCTGTCCGGTCATTTTGCACCTCGTAAACATCAGTATGACCTGATTGTTGATACAACAGGCAGCATGCTGGAAAAATCAATCGATGCAGTTGCCGACGGTGGAAAGATTGCGCTGATAGGACTGCGTAACAACCAGCAGACTATCAATCCGAGAGAGATCACGGATCGCAGTATTTCCATCATCGGTTCCATCGACTCACAGGACACCTTTAAACATGCTGTTGACCTGATCAACAGCCAGGTACTCGGACTGGAAAAGATCATCACAAAAGCCTATGGCATTGATGAATTCCAGGACGCGGTACTGGACCTCGGCTGTAATGTCAGCAAGCGGCAACGCAACAATGACATCAGCAGTCTGAAATCAGTTATCAAATTTTAA
- a CDS encoding aspartate aminotransferase family protein, with protein sequence MSANIEFTKGSGIRLYTSHDEEYIDAVSGTFNLALGYSHPEVVEVLQKQVKDLIHVSSSFTGDLAADVLNSILEHAPQGITDGWMRDIIGSTANEGAVKIANKFNGKNEVISLSLSHHGQTLFATNISGNAFRRKSFSNTMQSQHAVVPAPYCYRCPFSAKYPNCGYLCAEAVYDYVEYGSSDHVSCMIMEPILGNGGNIVPPAGYFERIKQICEELDIVLISDEVQTGIGRTGYMFASEHFDMEPDIITLAKGLGGIGIPTAAILYKPEFAVLEKWEHSYTSGGNLLSLGAAKKTMEIVSREGFLQNVRDNGIVLGNLLNGLKEKFGHFIGDVRGMGYMWGLEIVDKDGAPDVKLTNRIIDNALTDHKLILRGSRYGFGNVVKVRPALTATVDDIEEICGRLDKIFSQVKTVTHASYSL encoded by the coding sequence ATGTCTGCTAACATTGAGTTCACAAAAGGCAGTGGCATACGCCTTTATACTTCGCACGACGAAGAATATATTGATGCCGTATCCGGCACATTTAACCTCGCACTCGGATACAGTCATCCGGAAGTTGTCGAGGTATTGCAGAAACAGGTAAAAGATCTGATACACGTTTCCTCCTCCTTTACCGGCGATCTTGCTGCAGATGTTTTAAACAGCATACTCGAACATGCACCGCAGGGCATTACTGACGGATGGATGCGCGATATTATTGGCTCTACGGCCAATGAAGGCGCTGTAAAAATCGCTAACAAGTTCAACGGAAAGAATGAAGTCATCAGTCTGTCCCTCTCACATCACGGACAGACACTTTTTGCGACTAACATCTCCGGAAACGCGTTCAGAAGAAAATCGTTCTCCAACACCATGCAAAGTCAGCATGCAGTAGTACCTGCCCCCTACTGTTATCGCTGTCCATTCTCTGCCAAATATCCCAACTGTGGATATCTCTGTGCAGAAGCTGTATATGACTACGTTGAGTATGGCAGTAGCGATCATGTATCCTGCATGATCATGGAACCTATTCTGGGTAACGGTGGTAACATCGTGCCTCCGGCAGGCTACTTCGAAAGAATCAAACAGATCTGCGAAGAACTCGACATCGTGCTGATCTCCGATGAAGTACAAACAGGTATCGGCAGAACCGGATACATGTTTGCCAGCGAGCATTTTGATATGGAACCAGATATTATCACACTGGCCAAAGGCCTGGGTGGTATTGGTATCCCGACTGCCGCTATCCTGTACAAACCGGAGTTTGCCGTCCTGGAGAAATGGGAACATTCCTACACTTCCGGAGGTAATCTGCTGTCGCTCGGCGCTGCAAAAAAAACCATGGAAATTGTATCCCGTGAAGGCTTCCTGCAAAACGTACGCGACAACGGTATCGTACTGGGTAACCTGCTGAACGGCCTGAAAGAAAAGTTCGGTCATTTCATCGGCGATGTAAGAGGTATGGGATACATGTGGGGCCTGGAAATAGTAGACAAAGACGGCGCTCCGGATGTAAAACTCACCAACAGGATCATCGACAATGCCCTCACAGATCATAAGCTCATCCTCAGAGGATCCCGCTATGGATTTGGCAACGTTGTAAAGGTAAGACCCGCACTTACTGCCACTGTAGATGATATCGAAGAGATCTGTGGCAGATTGGACAAAATATTCAGTCAGGTAAAAACAGTCACCCATGCAAGCTATAGTTTATAA
- a CDS encoding (2Fe-2S)-binding protein: MDQFAVPVLVDQAAHTIHLTINKIPYELKIQPWVTLLDAIREYVQLTGTKKGCDHGQCGACTVLVNGKRINSCLTLAVMKNGADITTIEGIAEDGILHPLQQAFIDHDAFQCGYCTPGQICSAIGMMNEGKAKTREDIQELMSGNLCRCGAYPNIVAAVQQVNQKL, translated from the coding sequence ATGGATCAATTTGCTGTGCCGGTATTGGTTGATCAGGCTGCACATACCATTCACCTTACGATCAATAAAATACCATATGAACTTAAAATACAGCCTTGGGTAACGCTGCTGGATGCGATACGTGAGTACGTGCAGCTTACAGGTACTAAAAAAGGCTGTGATCACGGTCAGTGCGGCGCCTGTACCGTGCTGGTGAACGGAAAGCGCATCAATTCCTGTCTGACGCTTGCCGTCATGAAAAACGGAGCCGACATTACCACTATTGAGGGTATTGCGGAAGATGGCATTTTGCATCCTTTACAGCAGGCGTTCATTGACCATGATGCCTTTCAATGTGGCTACTGTACACCCGGACAGATCTGTTCGGCGATCGGTATGATGAATGAAGGAAAAGCAAAAACGAGGGAAGACATACAGGAACTGATGAGTGGTAATTTATGCCGCTGTGGCGCTTATCCGAATATCGTGGCAGCTGTGCAACAGGTAAATCAAAAGCTATGA
- a CDS encoding FAD binding domain-containing protein, with translation MNNFTYTEASDIDNAVNEMAGHAAAMFVAGGTNLIDLMKENVLHPGHLIDINRLHLDSIELLDDGRLFLGALATNADTAWHSLVEKRYPLLADAILAGASPQLRNMATNGGNLMQRTRCYYFYDTSTPCNKRLPGSGCSALRGYNRIHAIMGTSQECIAVHPSDMCVALRALNAVIQVRGQQGERLIPIADFHRLAGDTPHIDNNLAHDELITGIILPNERFTANYKYLKVRDRASYAFALVSVAVVLQLEGDIISNIRIAMGGVAHKPWRDESVEAELKGKSATIETFAAAADRILKDAVTFGTNDFKPALAKRAIIRACKEALNREK, from the coding sequence ATGAACAATTTCACATATACAGAGGCATCTGATATCGATAATGCTGTGAACGAAATGGCAGGACATGCTGCGGCAATGTTCGTAGCAGGCGGTACCAATCTGATAGACCTGATGAAAGAAAATGTCCTGCATCCTGGCCATCTGATAGATATTAACAGATTACATCTGGACAGTATTGAGTTGCTGGATGATGGTCGCCTGTTTCTGGGAGCGTTGGCGACAAATGCTGATACTGCCTGGCATTCCCTGGTTGAAAAAAGATATCCGCTGCTGGCCGATGCAATACTGGCCGGAGCTTCTCCTCAGCTGCGCAATATGGCTACTAATGGTGGTAACCTGATGCAGCGTACAAGGTGTTATTATTTTTATGATACATCTACTCCCTGTAACAAGCGGCTGCCGGGAAGCGGTTGTTCGGCTTTGCGGGGGTACAATCGTATTCATGCCATAATGGGTACCAGTCAGGAATGTATAGCGGTGCATCCCAGTGATATGTGTGTGGCTCTCAGGGCATTAAATGCGGTGATACAGGTAAGGGGACAGCAGGGGGAAAGATTGATCCCTATTGCAGATTTCCACCGGTTAGCAGGAGACACGCCTCATATTGACAATAACCTGGCACACGATGAACTGATTACCGGTATTATACTACCAAATGAACGTTTTACGGCGAATTATAAATATCTGAAGGTAAGAGACAGGGCTTCTTATGCATTCGCACTGGTGTCTGTAGCCGTTGTATTGCAATTGGAGGGCGATATAATATCCAATATCAGAATAGCTATGGGAGGTGTAGCGCACAAGCCCTGGCGGGATGAATCGGTGGAAGCGGAGCTGAAAGGTAAATCTGCCACAATTGAAACCTTTGCAGCCGCAGCTGACAGAATATTGAAGGATGCTGTCACTTTCGGGACAAATGATTTTAAACCGGCGCTTGCAAAACGTGCGATCATACGTGCGTGTAAGGAAGCTCTAAATCGGGAAAAATGA